One region of Emys orbicularis isolate rEmyOrb1 chromosome 4, rEmyOrb1.hap1, whole genome shotgun sequence genomic DNA includes:
- the LOC135877472 gene encoding olfactory receptor 8U3-like — MEKGNHSEVTEFILSGLTDRPELQVPLFGMFLLIYGITLVGNGGMILLITIDPRLHTPMYFFLRNLSFCDLFYSSVISPKMLLNFLVTRKSISYTACAVQMNLSVVFTDVECLLLAVMAYDRYVAICNPLLYTVAMSRHLCNQLVALVYAGGLVDSMINTFFTFRLSFCSSNIINHFFCDIPPLLALSCSDTRINEIVIFAFTSCITVSSFVTVLLSYVYIISTILQIRSAEGRRKAFSTCTFHLTAVALYFGTLLFVYLRPTSSYSMDTDKVATVFYTLVIPMLNPLIYSLRNTEVKDALRKAMNKLLTNS, encoded by the coding sequence ATGGAAAAGGGAAATCACTCGGAGGTGACTGAGTTCATTCTCTCAGGACTGACAGATCGTCCGGAGCTGCAGGTTCCCTTGTTTGGGATGTTCCTACTAATTTATGGTATCACCctggtggggaatggggggatgATCTTGTTAATCACCATTGATCCCcgactccacacccccatgtactttttcctcagGAATTTGTCTTTCTGTGACCTCTTCTATTCCTCAGTAATTTCCCCTAAGATGCTGCTGAATTTCTTAGTCACGAGGAAAAGCATTTCTTACACTGCCTGCGCTGTGCAAATGAATCTCTCTGTTGTTTTTACAGATGTTGAGTGCCTCTTGCTGGCTGTGATGGCGTATGACCGTTATGTGGCCATCTGTAACCCGCTGCTCTATACGGTCGCCATGTCCAGGCACCTTTGTAACCAGCTGGTGGCTTTGGTGTATGCTGGGGGGTTGGTGGATTCAATGATAAATACGTTTTTTACATTTCGGCTGTCATTCTGCAGCTCCAACATCATcaatcatttcttctgtgacatccccCCACTGTTGGCGCTCTCGTGTTCTGACACCCGCATCAATGAGATTGTGATCTTTGCTTTTACAAGCTGCATTACAGTGAGCAGCTTTGTGACTGTCCTCCTCTCCTATGTCTATATAATCTCCACCATCCTGCAGATCCGCTCTGCTGAGGGGCGgcgcaaagccttctccacctgcacttTCCACTTGACTGCTGTGGCCCTGTATTTTGGCACCCTCCTCTTTGTGTATTTACGTCCCACCTCCAGCTATTCCATGGACACAGACAAAGTGGCCACAGTGTTTTACACGCTGGTGATACCCATGctgaaccccctcatctacagcctgaggaacacgGAGGTGAAGGACGCCCTGAGGAAAGCAATGAATAAACTCCTAACCAATTCTTGA
- the LOC135877455 gene encoding olfactory receptor 4S2-like has translation MEPTQNVTEFILLGLCHNEMLQPGCFVFFVLLYIATVLGNLLIIVTVKISQYLKSPMYFFLSYLSFVDMCLSSVTAPKLIADFFVERKTISFDGCIAQLFVVHFFGCTEIFLLTVMAYDRYIAICKPLHYTTIMTGCVCGSLVMASWVGGFVHSIVQTLLTIQLPFCGPNEIDHYFCDVHPLLKLACTDTYLVGVMVIANTGMISLTCFVVLVVSYVIILVSLRTRSSEGRRKALSTCASHIAVVIIFFGPCIFMYLRPSTTFSEDKMVTVFYTIITPVLNPLIYTLRNKEVKNAMRKLGSRKVTLGVK, from the coding sequence ATGGAGCCCACACAGAATGTGACTGAATTCATCCTTTTGGGACTTTGCCACAATGAGATGTTACAGCCAGGGTGTTTTGTGTTCTTTGTACTCCTCTATATTGCTACTGTGCTGGGAAATCTTCTCATCATTGTCACTGTTAAGATCAGCCAGTATCTGAAGTctcccatgtatttcttcctcagcTACCTGTCCTTTGTAGACATGTGCCTTTCCTCTGTCACAGCCCCAAAACTGATTGCAGACTTCTTTGTGGAGAGGAAAACCATCTCCTTTGATGGCTGCATAGCACAGCTGTTTGTGGTCCATTTCTTTGGGTGCACTGAAATCTTCCTCCTCACAGTGATGGCGTACGATCGTTACATTGCGATCTGCAAACCCCTCCATTACACAACCATCATGACTGGGTGTGTTTGTGGCTCCCTTGTGATGGCTTCATGGGTGGGTGGCTTTGTGCATTCCATAGTTCAGACTCTCCTGACCATCCAGTTACCCTTCTGTGGGCCCAACGAGATTGACCACTATTTCTGCGATGTGCACCCTTTGCTGAAACTGGCCTGCACTGACACTTACCTTGTTGGCGTCATGGTCATTGCCAATACCGGGATGATTTCCCTGACCTGTTTTGTTGTGCTGGTTGTGTCCTATGTCATCATCTTAGTCTCCTTGAGAACTCGCTCCTCCGAAGGTCGTCGCAAAGCTCTTTCCACCTGTGCCTCCCATATTGCTGTAGTGATTATATTTTTCGGGCCATGTATCTTCATGTATTTAAGACCTTCCACCACCTTCTCGGAGGATAAGATGGTCACCGTGTTCTACACCATTATCACTCCGGTGCTGAATCCCTTGATCTACACCCTGCGCAATAAGGAGGTGAAAAATGCCATGAGAAAATTAGGGAGCAGAAAAGTGACTTTAGGGGTGAAATGA